A portion of the Nitrospira sp. genome contains these proteins:
- the rplL gene encoding 50S ribosomal protein L7/L12: protein MPATEGKLSQEELIKAIESMSVLDLAELVKGLENRFGVTAAAPVAAAAAPAAGGAVAAPAEEKTAFDVILVSAPADKKIQIIKVVRELTSLGLKEAKDLVEGAPKPVKNGVAKEEADTMKKKLEEGGAKVEIK, encoded by the coding sequence ATGCCAGCTACAGAGGGAAAGTTGTCGCAGGAGGAGTTGATCAAGGCCATCGAGAGTATGAGCGTGCTCGATCTGGCTGAATTGGTGAAAGGGCTCGAGAACCGCTTCGGCGTTACCGCCGCGGCTCCGGTCGCCGCGGCAGCGGCCCCAGCCGCTGGCGGCGCGGTTGCCGCTCCCGCGGAAGAAAAGACGGCGTTCGACGTCATTTTGGTCTCCGCGCCGGCGGATAAGAAGATTCAGATCATCAAGGTCGTGCGCGAGCTCACCAGCCTGGGACTCAAGGAAGCCAAGGATCTCGTGGAAGGGGCTCCCAAGCCGGTCAAGAACGGCGTGGCGAAGGAGGAAGCCGACACGATGAAGAAGAAACTGGAAGAGGGCGGCGCGAAGGTCGAGATCAAGTAG
- the rplA gene encoding 50S ribosomal protein L1: MGKKMKAAFDKVEPRQYPLREAVDVVKSAAYAKFDESVDLAIRLGVDPKRSDQMVRGTTSLPHGTGKKMRVLVFAKGEKEQEARQAGADYVGSDDLMEKIKGGWMEFDSAIATPDLMAAVGKLGKVLGPRGLMPNPKTGTVTFEVGKAVGEIRKGRVEYKVEKAGIVQVPVGKVSFNADQLYDNAAAVLEAVVKARPASCKGRYLKSVTISSTMGPGVKLDAAAIAKQWS; the protein is encoded by the coding sequence ATGGGAAAGAAAATGAAAGCCGCGTTCGACAAGGTCGAGCCGCGCCAGTATCCCCTGCGCGAGGCCGTCGATGTCGTCAAGAGCGCCGCGTATGCCAAGTTCGACGAGTCGGTCGACTTGGCGATCCGTCTTGGCGTTGACCCGAAGCGTTCCGACCAGATGGTCCGGGGTACCACCTCGCTGCCGCACGGAACCGGAAAGAAAATGCGTGTTCTGGTATTTGCCAAGGGGGAGAAGGAGCAGGAGGCGCGCCAGGCCGGCGCGGACTATGTCGGGTCCGATGATCTGATGGAGAAGATCAAGGGCGGGTGGATGGAGTTCGATTCCGCCATTGCGACGCCGGACCTCATGGCCGCTGTGGGAAAACTGGGCAAAGTCCTCGGACCTCGCGGACTGATGCCCAACCCCAAGACCGGGACGGTGACCTTCGAGGTCGGCAAGGCAGTCGGAGAAATCCGAAAGGGGCGGGTCGAGTACAAAGTTGAGAAGGCCGGTATCGTGCAAGTCCCCGTCGGCAAAGTCTCTTTTAATGCCGATCAGTTGTATGACAATGCCGCAGCCGTGCTGGAGGCGGTGGTGAAGGCGCGACCGGCTTCGTGCAAAGGCCGGTACCTGAAGAGCGTGACCATCTCGAGCACGATGGGTCCGGGAGTCAAGCTCGATGCCGCGGCGATTGCTAAGCAGTGGAGCTGA
- the rplK gene encoding 50S ribosomal protein L11 translates to MAKEVSAQIKLQIPAGKANPAPPVGPSLGQHGVNIMEFCKQFNAKTQKEGDSIIPVVITVYKDRTFTFVMKTPPASDLLKKAAGIIKGSGVPQKDKVGKITRKQLNEIAQKKLADLNAADLEGAVKIIEGTARSMGVVIQG, encoded by the coding sequence ATGGCGAAGGAAGTTTCCGCGCAGATCAAGTTGCAGATTCCGGCGGGCAAAGCCAATCCGGCGCCTCCGGTCGGGCCGTCGCTCGGTCAGCACGGGGTCAACATCATGGAATTCTGCAAACAATTCAATGCCAAGACGCAGAAGGAAGGTGACAGCATCATTCCAGTGGTGATCACCGTGTACAAGGACCGAACCTTCACCTTCGTCATGAAGACGCCGCCAGCTTCGGATCTGCTGAAGAAGGCCGCCGGCATCATCAAAGGGTCGGGCGTGCCGCAGAAGGACAAGGTGGGGAAAATCACCAGGAAGCAGCTGAATGAGATCGCCCAGAAGAAGCTCGCGGATTTGAATGCCGCCGACTTGGAGGGAGCCGTCAAGATCATTGAAGGTACGGCCCGCAGCATGGGCGTGGTCATCCAAGGCTAA
- the nusG gene encoding transcription termination/antitermination protein NusG has product MGKNWYVIHTYAGFEQRVKTSLHERANQMSLAEQLGQVLVPTEDVIEIKDGKRRTSRRKFFPGYVLVEIETPLTDETLQMIKETPKVTGFVGGGAQPTPLTSEEVAELLKQVDAGSAGPREQVKFIKSDNVRIVDGPFMGFNGMVDEVDQDHNRLKVMVSIFGRSTPVELGFLQVERI; this is encoded by the coding sequence ATGGGAAAAAACTGGTATGTCATCCACACCTACGCGGGCTTTGAGCAGCGGGTTAAGACCAGCTTGCATGAGCGGGCTAACCAAATGAGCCTGGCCGAGCAGCTGGGGCAGGTGTTGGTGCCCACCGAGGATGTGATTGAAATTAAGGATGGGAAGCGCCGGACCTCTCGACGAAAGTTTTTTCCCGGCTACGTGCTCGTCGAGATCGAAACCCCGTTGACGGATGAGACGCTTCAGATGATCAAGGAGACGCCGAAGGTCACCGGTTTCGTCGGGGGGGGCGCGCAGCCGACGCCTTTGACCAGCGAAGAGGTGGCGGAATTGCTCAAGCAGGTGGATGCGGGAAGCGCTGGCCCGCGCGAGCAGGTGAAGTTTATCAAGAGCGACAACGTCCGGATCGTCGATGGTCCCTTCATGGGGTTCAACGGCATGGTCGACGAGGTCGATCAGGATCACAACCGACTCAAGGTGATGGTGAGTATTTTTGGGCGATCGACGCCGGTGGAACTGGGATTCTTGCAGGTAGAACGAATCTGA
- the secE gene encoding preprotein translocase subunit SecE — MFKRMIDSVKTFLTDVRTELKKVSFPTRAETIGSTTVVIVFCVLMSLYLSVIDSFLVWLVGKIL; from the coding sequence ATGTTTAAACGGATGATCGATTCGGTCAAGACATTTTTGACCGATGTGCGCACTGAACTCAAAAAGGTGTCTTTTCCCACCCGTGCGGAAACGATCGGGTCGACTACCGTGGTGATTGTATTTTGTGTATTGATGTCTCTGTATCTCTCGGTCATCGATTCGTTCCTGGTGTGGTTAGTCGGAAAAATTCTCTAG
- the rpmG gene encoding 50S ribosomal protein L33, whose protein sequence is MREIIDLACTACKQRNYSTNKNKKNDPDRLERNKFCKFCRKHTPHKEVK, encoded by the coding sequence ATGCGAGAGATTATCGACTTGGCTTGTACCGCCTGCAAACAGCGGAACTATTCGACCAACAAGAACAAAAAGAACGACCCGGACCGGTTGGAGAGAAATAAGTTCTGCAAGTTCTGCCGGAAGCATACGCCCCACAAGGAAGTGAAATAG